In Phosphitispora fastidiosa, the following proteins share a genomic window:
- a CDS encoding lytic transglycosylase domain-containing protein, producing the protein MRKRKIRRGRIIWLLLLIAVVAMLSSKSFWRVFYPLPYKELVFSQAAKNNIDPYLVAAIIKTESNFVPSAESPMGARGIMQIMPETGAWAAQQMNLREFKPDDLYNPELNIRIGSWYISNLNTEFKGNKILVVAAYNGGRGNVREWLDKGLWTGEHASVDQIPFSETRAYVKKVLRNYSWYRYLYKEAPG; encoded by the coding sequence TTGAGAAAACGAAAAATTAGACGTGGCCGGATTATCTGGTTGCTATTGCTGATTGCGGTCGTTGCTATGTTGAGTAGCAAATCATTTTGGCGGGTGTTTTATCCGCTGCCTTATAAAGAACTGGTTTTTTCCCAGGCAGCAAAAAACAATATAGATCCTTATTTGGTTGCTGCTATTATCAAGACTGAAAGCAATTTTGTGCCATCAGCCGAGTCCCCCATGGGAGCCAGGGGAATAATGCAGATAATGCCCGAAACAGGAGCATGGGCAGCACAACAGATGAATCTCAGGGAATTCAAACCAGACGATCTCTATAATCCGGAACTCAATATCAGGATAGGGTCCTGGTATATCAGCAACCTTAATACAGAGTTTAAGGGCAATAAAATACTGGTAGTTGCAGCTTATAACGGGGGCCGGGGAAATGTTAGAGAATGGCTGGATAAGGGCCTCTGGACCGGTGAACATGCAAGTGTTGATCAGATACCTTTTAGTGAGACCAGAGCGTATGTCAAAAAGGTATTACGGAATTATTCCTGGTATAGGTATCTCTATAAGGAAGCTCCCGGATAA
- the ytaF gene encoding sporulation membrane protein YtaF, with the protein MELLSIIAFATALSLDGFGVGISYGMRKIRIPVLSLVVISLTSSTAIGLTMLSGHFVSQYISAEMAEIIGASILILVGLWILLQTWSKKESHIKPGEKSVGEHNPECQTILDFKIEAFGLVIKIMREPTVADFDKSGFISVKEALLLGLALAMDAIGAGFGAAMTGFTPVLTPLIVGIVKFLMVSLGVILGRRYAVNWLGNRAAVLPGWVLIMLGVARVMKI; encoded by the coding sequence GTGGAACTGTTATCCATTATTGCCTTCGCAACAGCTTTGAGCCTGGATGGATTCGGTGTAGGAATCTCTTACGGCATGAGGAAGATCAGGATTCCCGTATTGTCACTGGTGGTAATCAGTCTGACATCATCTACGGCCATAGGGCTGACCATGTTATCCGGCCATTTCGTGTCACAGTATATATCTGCAGAAATGGCGGAAATAATCGGGGCATCAATCCTGATACTGGTGGGGCTTTGGATTCTGCTGCAGACCTGGTCAAAAAAAGAATCTCATATCAAGCCAGGGGAGAAGAGTGTTGGGGAACACAATCCTGAGTGCCAGACAATACTGGACTTTAAAATAGAGGCCTTTGGCCTGGTAATTAAGATAATGCGGGAGCCTACAGTTGCTGATTTTGACAAATCAGGGTTTATCAGTGTCAAGGAAGCGCTGCTCCTGGGATTGGCTTTAGCCATGGATGCCATTGGCGCCGGATTTGGCGCTGCTATGACGGGATTTACCCCTGTTTTAACTCCTTTGATAGTAGGGATTGTCAAATTCCTTATGGTAAGTCTGGGAGTAATTTTGGGGAGGCGTTATGCCGTTAATTGGCTGGGCAACCGGGCCGCGGTATTACCCGGATGGGTATTGATAATGCTTGGTGTGGCCAGGGTAATGAAGATCTAA
- the mutM gene encoding DNA-formamidopyrimidine glycosylase gives MPELPEVETIRRSLEDKIKGKTFTGIEIFLEKILKGIDAGEFDEKLKGKKITGISRRGKYLIIQLSGGLVMVVHLRMTGQLLYCSAEQERVKHTHVIFHLSDKYDLRFVDQRQFGKVQFLPAKDLENLSSLKNLGVEPLSDDFTREFFKKGLRNRRVKIKPLLLEQEFIAGIGNIYADEALFRARVNPEKVAANLSPREASMLFNAIREVLIEGIDNKGTSIKDYIDGDGNKGSNQNNLRVYGRDRQPCTKCGTEIQRVVIRGRSAHYCPKCQKI, from the coding sequence ATGCCAGAATTACCGGAAGTGGAGACTATACGAAGGTCCCTGGAAGATAAAATAAAGGGCAAAACCTTTACAGGCATCGAAATTTTTCTCGAAAAGATTCTTAAGGGCATTGACGCGGGTGAGTTTGATGAGAAATTAAAAGGCAAAAAAATAACCGGAATCAGCCGCAGGGGCAAATACCTGATCATACAGCTGTCCGGCGGCCTTGTAATGGTTGTCCACCTTAGAATGACAGGACAGCTCCTCTACTGTTCCGCAGAACAGGAACGGGTAAAACACACTCATGTGATTTTCCACCTGAGTGACAAATATGACTTGAGATTTGTTGACCAGCGCCAGTTTGGCAAGGTACAGTTTTTGCCCGCTAAAGATCTGGAGAACCTTTCCAGCCTGAAGAACCTGGGTGTGGAGCCTTTAAGTGATGATTTTACCAGGGAGTTTTTCAAAAAGGGCTTGCGCAACAGAAGGGTCAAGATTAAGCCCCTTCTCCTGGAACAGGAATTTATCGCCGGAATTGGCAACATTTATGCTGATGAGGCCCTGTTCCGGGCCAGGGTGAATCCGGAGAAGGTTGCCGCCAACCTCAGCCCCAGGGAGGCCTCAATGCTGTTTAATGCAATCAGGGAAGTCCTTATTGAGGGTATAGATAACAAGGGCACTTCCATCAAAGACTATATTGACGGTGACGGTAACAAGGGCAGCAACCAGAATAATCTCAGGGTTTACGGGCGTGACAGACAGCCCTGTACAAAATGCGGCACGGAAATACAAAGAGTTGTGATCAGGGGCCGCAGCGCTCATTATTGTCCCAAGTGCCAAAAAATCTAA
- a CDS encoding DUF488 domain-containing protein, whose product MKVYTIGFTKKSAREFFALLKKHSVKKILDIRLNNCSQLAGFSKGADLEYFCEICGIGYEHNTRLSPTKSILDDYKKKRIGWPEYEEQFLKLLSERKVEELFNFGDGNNDVVCFLCSEEKADQCHRRLVAEYFKCKNPKLDIEIVHI is encoded by the coding sequence ATGAAAGTGTATACTATTGGTTTTACAAAGAAATCTGCTAGAGAGTTTTTTGCTTTGCTAAAAAAGCATTCCGTGAAAAAAATATTGGATATAAGATTAAATAATTGCTCACAACTGGCCGGTTTTTCCAAAGGAGCTGATTTAGAATATTTTTGTGAAATTTGTGGTATCGGGTACGAACACAATACCAGGTTATCTCCAACCAAATCAATATTGGACGATTATAAGAAGAAACGGATTGGTTGGCCTGAATACGAAGAACAATTTCTCAAGCTCCTAAGTGAAAGAAAAGTTGAAGAATTATTTAACTTCGGTGATGGAAACAATGATGTGGTTTGTTTTCTATGCAGTGAAGAAAAGGCAGACCAATGCCACAGAAGATTGGTGGCAGAATATTTTAAATGCAAAAATCCTAAGTTAGATATAGAGATTGTTCATATTTAA
- a CDS encoding dual OB domain-containing protein, with product MVKEIIILATSVKYRNYCIAGIDKATGEWVRIISDDDSIENAVRMEDMCYADGSVPKVFDVVRIKCKGHRPNFYQPENFLLDDTCYWQKVDRASISDVIKVHPPEDKPYIFYNHTKRIHKDDLEQICKVASDNHSLILISPKNVIVHVNEFPERKTVTISFDYNDCTYKWIPTTDTDFKKRYLELEPFHYRVKERVFLVLSLGVCDPKDGCHYKLVATVLE from the coding sequence ATGGTCAAAGAAATAATAATTTTGGCAACTTCGGTGAAATACCGAAATTATTGCATTGCCGGAATTGATAAAGCCACAGGTGAATGGGTGCGAATTATCTCGGATGATGATTCGATAGAAAATGCTGTCAGAATGGAAGATATGTGTTACGCGGATGGCTCTGTTCCCAAGGTTTTTGATGTGGTTCGAATAAAATGTAAGGGACATAGACCAAACTTTTATCAGCCGGAAAACTTTCTTCTAGATGATACCTGTTACTGGCAAAAAGTTGATAGGGCGAGTATAAGTGATGTAATAAAAGTTCATCCGCCTGAGGATAAACCATATATTTTTTATAATCATACAAAGCGCATTCACAAAGATGACTTAGAACAAATTTGTAAAGTTGCGTCGGACAACCACTCTTTAATTCTCATTTCTCCTAAAAATGTTATTGTTCATGTTAATGAATTCCCTGAACGGAAAACCGTAACAATTAGTTTCGACTACAACGACTGTACATATAAGTGGATACCTACGACAGATACAGACTTTAAGAAAAGATATTTGGAGTTAGAGCCATTTCACTATCGAGTTAAGGAACGGGTGTTCTTAGTATTAAGTCTAGGTGTATGTGACCCTAAAGATGGATGTCATTATAAGCTTGTTGCAACAGTATTAGAATAA
- a CDS encoding DUF488 domain-containing protein: MSHIYTIGHSIHSVEHFLLLLNSNGINCVVDVRSVPYSKYSPQYNMNELRQQLKSNGIYYVFMGKELGARQSDKSLYNDDGYVDFERVRNSTLFKTGIERVKAGMKKGFKIALMCTEKDPIECHRNILVARAFYLQNYPVLNILENGAVETQDHLENRLLDKYFPNRNQRNILELLDGEINEKDMIIKAYRERNKEIGYKNDDGSQVI; the protein is encoded by the coding sequence ATGTCTCATATTTATACAATAGGTCATTCAATACATTCAGTTGAACACTTTTTATTATTATTAAACAGCAATGGTATAAACTGTGTGGTTGATGTTAGAAGTGTTCCGTATTCAAAATACAGTCCTCAATACAATATGAATGAACTGAGGCAACAGTTAAAGAGTAACGGCATTTATTACGTTTTCATGGGAAAAGAACTTGGAGCAAGACAATCAGATAAATCTTTATACAATGATGATGGATATGTTGACTTTGAAAGAGTCAGAAATAGCACTCTTTTTAAGACTGGTATTGAACGGGTTAAAGCAGGAATGAAAAAGGGATTTAAGATTGCTTTGATGTGTACCGAAAAGGATCCTATAGAATGTCATAGGAATATTTTAGTGGCAAGAGCGTTTTATTTGCAAAACTATCCTGTTTTAAACATTCTTGAAAACGGCGCTGTGGAAACACAAGATCATTTGGAAAATAGATTATTAGATAAATATTTTCCTAATAGAAATCAAAGAAATATTTTAGAGTTACTTGATGGTGAAATCAATGAAAAAGATATGATAATAAAAGCTTATCGAGAACGGAATAAGGAAATCGGATATAAGAATGATGATGGGAGTCAAGTAATATGA
- the coaE gene encoding dephospho-CoA kinase (Dephospho-CoA kinase (CoaE) performs the final step in coenzyme A biosynthesis.) yields the protein MTVIGLTGSIASGKSLVAEVLKEKGAVLIDADVVAREVVEPGTEGWRQIRTEFGDAILKPDGTVNRKELGNMVFASPGLLKKLNNIVHPIIEKEVIGKINLFRAGSVNGNEVMVIDAPLLIEAGMHRLVDEVWVVDIPHEVRVRRLMERDRLTREQALGRIKSQMPAEEKKKYAGIVIDNSGDRHDTRKAVAELWERRFGKPGVETVEKTKN from the coding sequence ATGACTGTTATTGGCCTTACGGGAAGCATAGCCAGCGGTAAGAGCCTGGTTGCTGAGGTTCTTAAAGAAAAGGGAGCGGTATTAATCGATGCTGATGTGGTGGCCCGGGAAGTTGTTGAGCCGGGGACAGAAGGCTGGAGGCAAATCCGGACCGAATTTGGAGATGCTATTTTAAAGCCTGACGGGACGGTTAACCGCAAAGAGCTTGGAAATATGGTTTTTGCCAGCCCCGGACTGTTGAAAAAATTGAATAATATTGTGCATCCCATCATAGAAAAAGAAGTAATCGGCAAAATAAATTTATTCCGTGCCGGCTCGGTAAATGGAAACGAGGTCATGGTTATTGATGCCCCGCTCCTTATTGAGGCAGGAATGCACCGCTTGGTAGATGAGGTCTGGGTGGTCGATATCCCTCATGAAGTGCGGGTAAGGCGCCTGATGGAGCGTGACCGGCTGACCAGGGAACAAGCGCTTGGGAGGATAAAAAGCCAGATGCCTGCAGAGGAAAAAAAGAAGTATGCCGGCATTGTCATAGATAACTCTGGAGACAGGCATGATACCAGAAAAGCTGTGGCAGAATTATGGGAAAGGCGTTTCGGGAAACCCGGGGTGGAAACAGTTGAGAAAACGAAAAATTAG
- the polA gene encoding DNA polymerase I, whose translation MKDKTRLMILDGNSLIYRAFYAIPLLTSSEGEFTNAVYGFMNMLMKVLSDEKPGCIAVAFDKGKVTFRNEKFDQYKGTRKATPDELRPQFAYVKDILKAMNIPTYELEGYEADDLIGTVTKRAEEEGYMSVIVTGDRDALQLISPATTVMLTRKGISETELYDTGRVKERYGLTPEQMIDVKGLMGDSSDNIPGVPGIGEKTALKLINTYGSMEKVYENLGDLTPKMREKLTENRELAFLSRELATIIRDVPFELDLMECYLEEPDYDKLMPLLQKMEFKTLINSFTERMKAAGLAPSESGQAPPVCQVEYECTVLPLQEGLDRLAADLDKGEISISYELSNPDPMLAELTGFSWSVEPGTAAYVTGVGEGQAELFREEANISPLASLAGSRAGVKKYCHDGKRLMVALDRYGIRWGSVAQDTLLAAYLLNPTGHHQDLADLSAEYLGRELAPGDESAGAAGTSGAAGAGSSAAVIMELQKVLAQKLADDGLEELYYSVELPLTRILADMEITGVRVDRERLTEMSAELADKLENISTEIYGLSGEEFNINSPKQLGYILFEKMGLPAAKKTKTGYSTDVEVLERLAAEHGIAEKILEFRQLAKLKSTYVDGLRGLINPRTGRLHTTFNQAVTATGRLSSAEPNLQNIPIRMEEGRRIRKAFVPSEPGHRLLAADYSQIELRVLAHISGDANFIRAFREGQDIHTHTASEVFGVPENEVTREMRDGAKAVNFGIVYGISEFGLARNIRITRQQAREYIDGYLDRYPGIREFMKNIVVEARENGYVTTILDRRRYIPDLKSRNHNVRAFGERAAMNTPIQGSAADIIKLAMVRVAECLEREGLKTKMLLQVHDELIFEVPEEEMEKAVPLIRDCMENAVELEVPLVVDMKQGPSWFDMEKIKNV comes from the coding sequence AAGCGACTCCTGACGAGCTGAGACCCCAGTTTGCCTATGTGAAGGATATTCTAAAGGCGATGAATATACCGACCTATGAGCTGGAGGGTTATGAGGCTGATGACCTGATAGGCACAGTAACTAAGCGGGCCGAGGAAGAGGGATATATGAGCGTCATTGTGACCGGGGACCGGGATGCCCTGCAGCTTATATCGCCGGCTACCACGGTGATGCTTACCCGGAAGGGGATTTCGGAGACTGAGCTTTATGATACCGGCAGGGTAAAAGAGAGGTATGGCCTGACTCCGGAACAAATGATAGATGTGAAGGGACTTATGGGTGATTCCTCAGATAATATTCCCGGTGTACCCGGAATAGGTGAAAAGACTGCTCTCAAGCTGATAAACACGTATGGCAGCATGGAAAAGGTTTATGAAAACCTGGGTGACCTTACCCCAAAGATGCGGGAAAAGCTGACGGAAAACCGGGAACTGGCTTTTCTGAGCAGGGAACTGGCCACCATTATCAGGGATGTTCCCTTTGAACTTGATTTAATGGAGTGTTATCTGGAGGAACCGGATTATGATAAACTGATGCCACTGTTACAGAAAATGGAGTTTAAAACCCTGATTAATTCCTTTACCGAAAGAATGAAGGCTGCCGGACTGGCCCCATCCGAGTCCGGGCAGGCACCGCCGGTGTGTCAGGTGGAATATGAATGTACGGTACTGCCGCTGCAGGAAGGCCTGGACAGGCTGGCAGCTGACCTTGATAAAGGAGAAATAAGCATATCTTATGAACTCAGCAATCCTGACCCGATGCTCGCTGAACTGACAGGATTCAGCTGGAGTGTGGAACCCGGCACTGCGGCATATGTAACCGGGGTCGGGGAGGGCCAGGCCGAGTTATTCAGAGAAGAGGCAAATATATCTCCATTGGCGTCTCTGGCAGGGTCCAGAGCTGGGGTGAAAAAGTACTGTCATGACGGGAAAAGGCTTATGGTGGCACTTGATAGATACGGCATCAGGTGGGGGTCTGTTGCCCAGGATACGCTGCTGGCTGCCTACCTTCTGAACCCAACTGGGCATCACCAGGACCTGGCTGATTTGAGCGCAGAATACCTGGGGCGGGAGCTTGCTCCCGGCGATGAAAGCGCCGGAGCTGCCGGAACTTCCGGAGCTGCCGGAGCCGGTTCGAGTGCGGCTGTCATTATGGAACTGCAGAAGGTATTGGCGCAAAAACTGGCTGATGACGGCCTGGAAGAACTGTATTACAGTGTTGAGCTGCCCCTTACCAGAATACTGGCAGACATGGAGATAACCGGAGTCAGGGTAGACAGGGAGCGCCTCACGGAAATGTCAGCAGAACTGGCGGATAAGCTGGAAAACATCAGCACAGAGATATATGGGCTTTCCGGAGAGGAATTTAACATAAATTCACCAAAACAGCTGGGCTACATCCTTTTTGAAAAAATGGGACTCCCGGCAGCCAAAAAAACTAAAACCGGTTACTCAACTGATGTGGAGGTATTGGAAAGGCTGGCAGCCGAACACGGGATAGCGGAGAAGATCCTTGAGTTCAGGCAGCTTGCCAAACTTAAATCAACCTATGTAGACGGTCTCCGCGGCCTGATTAATCCCCGTACCGGCAGGCTGCATACAACCTTTAACCAGGCGGTTACAGCAACAGGCAGGCTCAGCAGCGCTGAACCAAACCTCCAGAACATCCCGATTCGGATGGAAGAAGGCAGGCGGATCAGAAAGGCTTTTGTGCCTTCTGAACCGGGACACCGGCTTCTGGCTGCCGACTACTCACAAATAGAATTAAGGGTACTGGCACATATTTCCGGTGATGCCAATTTCATCAGGGCCTTCAGAGAAGGACAGGATATCCACACACATACTGCTTCCGAGGTTTTTGGTGTTCCTGAAAATGAGGTTACCAGGGAAATGAGGGATGGCGCCAAGGCTGTTAACTTTGGAATTGTGTACGGGATCAGTGAGTTCGGTCTGGCAAGGAATATCAGGATAACCAGACAGCAGGCCAGAGAATATATTGACGGTTATCTGGACCGTTACCCCGGCATCAGGGAATTCATGAAAAATATAGTGGTTGAGGCACGGGAAAATGGGTATGTGACCACTATCCTGGACCGGCGCAGATACATTCCTGACCTGAAAAGCCGCAACCACAATGTCAGGGCGTTCGGGGAACGGGCAGCCATGAACACCCCGATTCAGGGCAGCGCTGCTGATATCATTAAGCTGGCCATGGTCAGGGTGGCGGAATGCCTGGAGCGGGAAGGCCTGAAGACTAAAATGCTGCTGCAGGTTCATGATGAGTTGATATTTGAAGTGCCTGAAGAGGAGATGGAGAAGGCTGTCCCACTAATCAGGGATTGCATGGAAAATGCTGTAGAGCTGGAGGTTCCGCTGGTTGTGGACATGAAACAAGGCCCCAGTTGGTTTGATATGGAAAAGATTAAAAATGTCTAA